GTGGGCTGCGGACTGGGAGCGGGCGACGGGGACGACACCCGCCGACGGGACGGTCATCAGCGTCGGCGACTGGGGCGAAGACGACGCGACGCCGAGCCGATGGACCATCGAGACGGTCGACCACGCCGGCGACCTGACGACGCTCGGGATCACGCTCAGCGAGTTTCTCGAGGCGGAGCCGAGCGAGGGCGCGGGCCACAAGCGGCTCTGTTTCGACTCGCTGACGGCGCTGCTGCAGTTCATCGACCTGAAACAGGCGTTCCAGTTCCTCCACGTGATCACGGGCCGGGTGTCCTCGGCCGGGGCGGTGGCCCACTACCACCTCGACCCCGAGGCTCACGACGAACAGACGGTGGCGACGATCCGCGGGCTGTTCGACGCCGTCGTCGAGGTCGACGACCGCGGCGACTGGGCGGTCACGACCCGGTGAGACAAACGGTCGTTTGAGTTACCGCAATCTGTTTTTTACAGGGCTGCAACGACTGAGGTATGCGACGACGCAGTTTCCTGACGGGCACCGCCGCCGCAACCGCACTCGCAGTCGCCGGCTGCCTGCAAGAGCCCGGCGACCGCGGCGACGGCTCCAGTCCGGAGACGACCGACGACGGGGCGGGGCCGGGCAGCCAACCGGAGGGCACCGGGGAAGCCGGGACGCCGACCGACGAGTCCGGAACGGCGACCGACGAGCCAGAACCGACCGCAGTCGAGGGATCGAGCGGCCAGGCGTGGGGGAGCGGCGGGCGCATGAACGGCGTCGACTTCTCGTTCAGTTCCCAGAGCCCGGAGACGGGCGAGGACCGCGACGAGGCGGACATCACGCGGGACGACGAGATGGGGGCGGTCCGCGTCGACGGGACGATCAGCGGGAGCGACAGCTGCAAGCGGGCCAAGCTGGGCTCGCTGGACTACGACGAGGCGGCGGGAACGCTCGCCGTCGGCGTCGAGACGACCGAGATCGAAAACTGCGAGGCGGGCGCCCAGGCGCTCGTCGGGATCGACTACGAGGGGACCTTCGAGGTCGACGGCGACCTCCCGAGCGAGGTGACGGTCAGCCACGACGGGCAAGAGATCGCCGGCGCGAGCTACGCCAGCGACAGCGCGAGCGCGACCGAGTCCGGGACCGGGGACGCGACGTAGACTTAAGGGCGGGAACGACGCAGCTCCCGGTATGGATCGACGAGCGCAGGAACCGCCGGGCGGCGCGGGGGCTGGCGAGCGACGGCAACGCTTAAACGGAGTCCAGCCCTGCACTTGCACAGTATGGGTGCGATAGAGGACATCTACGCGGATCTGGAGACCGACGAGGTCGCGGAGGAGGAGTTCCGCGAGGCCGTCGAGCAGAAGATCGAACAGATGGGTGGCCTCGCGGACGAGGAGACCGCGGCGATGCTCATCGCGCACGAACTCGCGGACGGGGAGGTCAACGGCGTCGCGGACATCGAGCCCGGCATGGACGAGGTGAAGTTCATCGCGAAGGTGATGGCCGTCGGCGACCTGCGGACCTTCGAGCGCGACGGCGAGGACGAGGACGGCCGCGTCATCAACGTCGAGGTGGCCGACGAGACGGGCGCGGTCACCCTATCCTTCTGGGACCAGCAGGCCGCCTCCATCGACGACGGCCAGCTCGACGTCGGCGACGTCCTCCGGATCAAGGGCCGACCGAAAGAGGGCTACAACGGCCTCGAGGTGAGCGTCGACAAGGCCGAGCCGGACGACGAGGAGACGATCGACGTCCAGCCCGGCGGGGCGACGACGATCGACGGCCTGACGCTCGGCCAGTCGGACGTCAACGTCCGCGGGCTGGTGCTCGACACCGAGTCGGTCCGGACGTTCGACCGCGACGACGGCTCGGAGGGCCGGGTCGCGAACCTCTCGCTGGGCGACGAGACCGGCCGCGTCCGCGTGACGATGTGGGACGAGCGAGCCGACCGGGCCGAGGAACTGTCCGCGGGGACGGCCGTCGAGGTGGTCGACGGGTACGTCCGCGAGCGCGACGGCGACCTCGAACTCCACGTCGGCGAGCACGGTGCGGTCGAGGCGATCGAGGAGACGGTCGAGTTCACGCCGGAGACCGCACCCATCGACGGCGTGGAGATCGGCCAGCAGGTCGACATCGGCGGCGTGATCCGCTCGGCGGACCCGAAACGCACGTTCGACCGCGACGACGGCTCCGAGGGCCAGGTCCGGAACGTCAGAGTGCAGGACCAGACCGGCGACATCCGCGTCGCGCTCTGGGGCGACAAGGCCGACAAGGAGCTCCAGCCGGGCGACGAGGTGTTCCTCGCGGACGTGGAGATCGACGACGGCTGGCAGGACGACCTCGAGGCCTCCGCGAACTGGCGCTCCACGGTCGTCGTCCTCGAGGACGGGGCGACGACGGAACCGGTCGATACTGCGGGCGGTAGCGGCGGCGCGGCCGGCGGCGCGAGCGACGGCGCGGCCACCGGGCTGGACGCCTTCGCAGACGGAGAGACGGCAGAGAGCGACGGCGGCACGGCCACCGCCGCGGTCGACGGAGCGGACGATGGCCGGAGCGACGACGGCGACGGAGACGGCGAACTCGTCGAGTTCACTGGCACGGTGGTCCAGACCGGTGAACCGGTCGTGCTGGACGACGGCGAGGAGACGATGAGCGTCGAGACGGGCGCGACGCTCCAGCTGGGCCAGGAAGTGACCGCACGCGGGCGGGTGACGGACGGCCGCCTGGACGCCGAGGACGTCTTCTGAGCCGGCGCAACTGGCTCACGGAAAGCCTTAAGACCGCGACAGTCCCGGTATTCGGTATGAGCGTCGAGCTCCCGTTCGCGCCGGTCGACTCGGTCATTCGACGGAACGCAGGGACGCTTCGGGTCAGCGCCGGGGCGGCCGAGGAACTGGCTCGACGGATCCAGGAGCGGGGCGCACGCCTCGCCGTCGACGCCGCGGAGGCGGCGACCGCGGACGGGCGAAAGACGCTGATGGCCGAGGACTTCGGCGTCTCGTCGACCCCGGACAAGGACGACCTGGAACTCCCGATCGCGCCGATCGACCGGATCGCGCGGCTCGACATCGACGAGGCCTACCGGGTGTCGATGGACGCCCGGATCGCGCTGGCCGAACAGCTCGAGGCGTTCGCCGACGACGTGGCCGCCGCCGCGACGGTGCTGGCCCGCCACGCCGACCGGCGGACCGTCAAGGCCGAGGACGTCGAGGCGTACTTCGAACTCGCGCAGTACTTCGGATGAACTTCGGCTACCACGAGCACTGCCTCGACCACGAGACCGGCTACCGCCACCCGGAGAGTCCCGACCGGCTCCGGGCGATCCGGCGGTCGCTGGCCCGACAACACGGCGTCGAGTACGTCGCCGCCGACCCCGCGCCCGAGTCGGCCGTCACCGCGGTCCACGACGCCGGCTACGTGAGCGCCATCAAGGACTTCTGCGAGGGGGGTGGCGGCGACTGGGACGACGACACCGTCGCCGTCGAAGCCACCTGGGACGCCGCGCTGGCGGCCGCCGGGCAGGCCATCTGGGCCGCCGAACGGGCGCTCGCGGGCGACGACGGCCGTGACACGCCGTTCGCGCTGGGCCGTCCACCGGGCCACCACGCCGTCGAAGACGACGCGATGGGCTTCTGTTTCGTGAACAACGCCGCCGTCGCGGCGCAGGCGGCCATCGACGACTGCGACGCCGACGGGGTGGCGATCCTCGACTGGGACGTCCACCACGGCAACGGGATCCACGACATCTTCTACGAAGACGGCGACGTGTTCTACGCCTCCATCCACGAGGCCGGCCTCTACCCCGGCAGCGGCGACGTCGAGGAGACCGGCGAGGGGGAGGGCGAGGGGACGACGCTGAACGTTCCCCTCCCGCCGGGGTGTGGCGACGCCGACTACTGCGCCGCCGTCGACGAGTTCGTCGGCCCCGCCTTCCGCGAGTTCGACCCCGACCTGATTCTGGTGAGCGCCGGCTTCGACGCACATCGCCACGATCCCATCTCCCGGATGCGCGTCACGACGGAGGGGTACGGTGCCCTGACGGTCCGGATGCGGGAGGTCGCCGAGGCCGTCGACGCCGGCCTGGGCTTCGTCCTCGAAGGGGGCTACGGACTCGATACCCTGGCCGAGAGCGTCACGATGGTCCACGAGGTGTTCGACGGGCGCGAACCGGTCGAACCCGACGAGGACGCGACCGACCGCGCGCGGTCTATCTTCGGCGACCTCCGCGATCAGGGCTTCGGCGAGAAGTAGCCGGCCAGATCGGTCCCGAACGCGTCGGCGAGCGTCGCGACGTCCGCACCCACGAGTACTTCGTATCCCTCCCGGAGGGCGCTCTCGACGTGGGCCCCTAGCGCCACCTCGAAGAGGGCGTCGCTCTCGAGGAAGGCCTCGGCGCTCGTGAACTCCCGCTCCCGTTCGACCACGTAGCGATCCTCGACGACGAAGGGACCGTAGGGCGGGCGGTCGGGGGCAGAGGTGTCGGCGTCACCGTCGGTCACGCTCGATTCGGCGTACTTCCCGTAGAACCCCTCGGCGTGTTCGCGGACGTGGACCGGCGGGCCGGCGTGGCGTTCGACGGTCGGGCGCTCGGCGACGGCGAGTTCGAGGAAGAGGACCCCTCGCTCGCCGGTGAAGGCGGCGCTGCGGAACACGTCGAACCCCCGGCGGTCGAGTTCGCTCGCGACGCCACGGCGGGACTTGCGGAGCTGGGGCCAGAGCTGGTCGTCCACGAGATCCGGCGCTTCGAAGGTAACGGCGACCGGAGTCGTGCCGCGGGCGTCGAGCGCCGCCCGGACCCCGTCGGCGTCGAGGGGGTCGGGGTCGGCCGGTTCGAACAGGGACTCGCGGGGGTCTGCGAGCAGGTCGCGGGCGTAGTGCTGGAGGCGGGCGACGTTCTCGGGGGAGAGGGCGGCGGCGACGTTGCGTTCCGGGTCCGTGGGGTCGATCACGACGAGCGGGTCGTCGAAGGTCGCCTGACCGTGGTCCTTCGGGTCGAGTTCGACCGGCGGGTGCCAGTCGGCAGCCGCTTCGAGGAACGGGCGGAAGCCGCCGTACTCGAGGACGAGCAGTTCCGTGAGGTAGCCCGAGAAGCCGCGGGTCTTGAGGTTTGCGCCGTAGACGCCGATTCCCTTCAGGAAGGCCTTCGCGACCCGGACGTCGGCGGCGATTTCGTCGTCCAGCCGGGCTTCGAGGTAGGCGGTGTGGAACGGGGTGCGGTCGACGGCCGACTGGATGGCGGTGGCGTCGGCCACGTCGTAGCAGGGGACCAGGTCCACGGTGAAGCCCTCGAACTCGCCGACGGTGTAGGGGTGTTCGGCGTACTCCTCGCGGCCGTCGGGGAGGACGTCGGTCCCGACCTGCAGGCCGTACTCCTCGAGTCGCTCCCGATCCAGGTCGGCGGGGAAGCGGACGAACAGGTCAACGTCGCGGTCGCCGGCCAGCCAGGTGCCCCTGGCGGTACTGCCGACGAGGATCACGTCGGTCTCGACCGGCAGGTCGGCCGCGGCGGCCTCGGTGCGGTCGACCAGTCGGTCGGTGACCGCCCGGAGTCGCTCGCGTTCCTCGTCGTCGGGCGTGACCCGTTCGCGGACGGCCGCGACGACGGCCTCGAACTCCTCGCTCATGGAGTGGCGTATCCGACGACCCCGTGAAAGCGTGTCGATGCGCCGCGAAAGCGAAAGCCCTATCAAATAACTCCGGCTACTCGATGATGCGTACGAGCCGCCGTAGCTCAGCTGGTAGAGCACCTCGCTGTTACGGTGAGGAGGTCACGCCTGTTCACCGCAGAGACGAGGTTGTCCCAGGTTCGAACCCTGGCGGTGGCGCTTTCTCGGAACCCACCTCGAACAGCCGTCGCTCCGTCTGCAGTTGCTCGTGGTCCGTCGAGCCGGCGTGTCGAGAACGGGGGGTCGGTAGCGAACCGACCGCGACGGACGCCGCGTCCGTCGGCCCGGGCGCGAGGGGGTCGGCCCGAGTTCCCCGAGAGGGCTGTGAGTCGGCGGTGCGGGACGCCCCCGACACCCCCAACCCACCCACGTCAGCGGTGGGCGGCGCTGCATGCCGATGCCGTGTCAGAGTCACCCGGCATGCGACTAATCGTAGCGCCGGTCGGGTATTAGCTACTGTGCGGGTACTATCTATACGATCGATAGTATCGAAACTATCAATACTATCCTGTCAGTCGGTACGGACGACCGCGGGCCCGCAGTCCGGCGGTCGGAGACCGACATGCGCGAGATACGGGAAGTCCACGTCGCACCGCTGGGGTACGAGTACGACCGCATCCTGGAGCCCGCCCGGACCTACGACGCCGACGAGGTGTACCTGCTGGCCCCGGAGAACGCGACAGAGCACGCGCACTATCACGACGACCTGGCCGCCGAACTGGAGGCCGAGGGCGTCGAGGTGGCCTGGCGCTCGGTCGACCTGCACGACGTCTACGCCGTGCTGGGGATCGTGACCACGATCACCGCCGAGCACGCCGACGACATCGTCCGGGTCAACGTCGCGAGCGGGGCGAAACTGGCCGACATCGGCTGCGCCATCGCCTGCATGGCGACCGACGCCACCGCCTACTACGTCCACCCCGAGGACCACGTCCCGCCGCTCGATCGGGAGCCCCTGACCGAGGGCGTCGCCGACGTGGAGGTGTTGCCCTCCTACCCCGTCGAGACGCCGACGACCGACCAGGTGGCCGTGATGAATTACGTTCAGGAGGCGACGACGCAGGCCTACACGCCCAAGAAGTCCGATCTCATCGAGTACTCCGAGGAGGCGGCGCTGTCGTACGTGGTCGAGGCGAACCCGGCCAACGACAAGGCCAAGTTCGCGCTGTTGAACACCCACATCGTCGAGCCGCTGGTCGAGCGGGGGTACCTGGAGGTGGAGTCGGTCGGGCGGCAGAAGCAGGTCGGGCTGACCGACACCGGAGAGAACGCGCTGCGGGCGTTCCGGCACAAGCTCCGGGATCGGTGATCCCGACAGGCTAAAGAGCGGGGCCCCGAAAACGCCAGCATACGGGCCCTTAGCTTAGTCTGGTTAGAGCACCCGGCTCATACCAATCACTGACAGCGGTCAGGGATTGTGGGTAACCGGGCGGTCGGTGGTTCAAATCCGCCAGGGCCCACTTGCCGGCGCGAACAACTCGTGAGCGCCGGCAACGTGCAGCCCGCGGATTTGAAGCAGGGAGCAGCTTGCTGCGACCGAGGTTCACAATCCGCCAGGGCCCATTTCTCGCTGCGAGCAATTCGCGAGCGACGGCAACGTACCGCCCGCGGATTTGAACGAGGAGCCGAGATCCAGCTCGTGAAATATTTCGACGAACAGATCTGATTGCGCCACTTCGACGACCGTGAGAAATCCGTTCTCACGCAGTTCACGAACCACGTCCAGTCCATCATCTCCCGCTGTAAGTTCACTCCAGACCTGCTCCGGGATCGCAATCCCGGGAAACTGCGATTCGAGGAGATCGAGCCGATCGATCAGTGCGAGATTGAGAAGCGGGGACGTATCCGATACGACGAGACCGCTATCGGGCATATTCGAGGTCCTCGGCGAGTTCAGCATCCGTGTAATGACGGGGGATTTCGCGCTCACCGAGTAATTCGTGGAACTCACGCTTGGACAGGTCCGCCAACGCACGGGCCTTTCCGAACGAGAGGATATCACGTGCGTACAGAGACACGGCGAGTTCCTGTTTCATCGCCTACGACCGCTCCCCCTCCGGGATCTGCAACGCCTCGTAGACCTCGTCGTCGATCTCGATAGTAGCCATACCCGACTATTGGCAGACCCGATTATTGAGTGTTTGGCCCTCTTCTGGCTCGCAGCAGCGATTGGCGAGAGCGGCGGTTTTCAGATGGGAACACAATATCGAAGTGACCGCTACCAAATCGACGGTGTCACCACCTATCGTCCCGAAATGGGTACTGTCTGACAGGCCAGCAGATTCTGAAGGATCTTCCCAGGGCCCATCGACTCCGCTGCGAACAACTCCTGAGCTGCGAGCGATGCCGCTCGCTATCCGGGAGGACGACCCGGAGTGCTGTAGCCGATGTAAAAACGACTGCGTCGCTGGTCAGTGCGTATGCCCGAGGGCCTCGTTACACATCGCGTTGAGGTCCTCGATCTTGGTGCGGACTGCCTCGGGCTTCTCCTGGGGCGGGTCTTCGAGTGCGGGCTGGCCGTGGGCGTCGGGGTCGCCGACGATGACGCTCCCGATCATCCCGCCCGTTTCGTGGGGCGCGCAGTAGTAGTGGTAGACGCCCTCGGTCTCGAAGGTGTGCTCGAACGTCGCTCCCTGGTCCGACACGGAGCCGCTATCCCAGGCTGCGGCCCCGTCGGGAACGAGTTGCGGCTGGTCGTTGTCCGGGTGATAGGCAGTCGTGGTGTGGCTCCCGCTGGCCAGTTCCCACGTCACAGTGCCGCCCGACTCGACCCGGACGACGTGGGGCTCGAAGTGGAAGCCGCCGTCCTCCGTGAGCATCTTCACGTCGGCCGTTTCGGTCGGCTCACCGACCGTGTCGTCGTGGCCGTGGCTCTCACCACCGTGGTCGCTTTCCGTGTCACTATGGTCACCCTCGTCGGAATGGTGACCGGACTCGGACGTGTGATCGGCGTTGGCTTCGGTGGTGGAATCGTCAGTCGGGTCCTGATTGGTCTGTGACCCCGTACAGCCCGCCAGCCCGATCAGCATCGAGCCGCCAGTCACCTGGAGCAATCGCCGCCGCGTGAATCGGGATGGGGTAGTCATGTCATCAGTCACCTACAGATGGAAATACCGGTGGCAGACACATAGGTGAGAACCGTGGTTTGCATCGCGCGCAAAACTGCGCCTTTCTTACGTACGGTCGGCGGAGTAGCAGCAATTGCGAGGAACAGGCGTGTCCGGTGAGCCGAACACTGACGGGCTGCTGGAACTGCTCGGTGAGGAACTCGTCCGGCAGATACTGGCGGCGACGAGTCGGGAGCCTCTCTCTGTGAAGGAACTGAGCGAACAGTGTGACGTCGCCCGCTCGACGATTTACCGCCGAGTCGAGGACATGGTCGCAGCGGATCTGCTCGTCGAACGGACGCGGCTCGAAACGGACGGGAGCCATCACAGCGTCTACGCCGCGAACGTCGATCGGCTGACCGTCGATATCGACGACGGGAGCATCAGTGTCAGCGTCGCGGTCCGGGAGGGCGCATCACAGCGGTTCTCGAACATCTGGAAGGGCATCCGAGAGACTTAATCATGCACATCGAACTCGTCATCGCGAAGCTCATCACGGTCGGACTGGGATTGTTGATTACTTACCAGGCTTACAAAGGATACAGCGTCCACGACAGTCAGCCGATGCTGTACGTGGCCATCGGATTCCTGTTCATCAGCGTCGGCTCCGTCATCGAGGGCGTCCTGTTCGATCTCGTTGGGCTATCGATATTTCTGGCAGGAACCATTCAGACCGCGATCGTCGCGTGTGGGATGCTCGTGATCCTCTATTCACTGTACGGCAACATCGATACCGGGACGCAGGAAAAAGAGATCTGAGAGCCAGGTCCCGACCGCGGTCGCGAACCGAACCCACGACGCGACGATTGGCTGAAGAGTGTGTAGATTCTGGCAAGTCTCCCAAGGGCCCATCCAACCAGTGCACGTCGCCGTCAGCCTGGGTCGTTCGACCGGTCTGAAACTAACCTGCAATCACTCGCAACCACGTGGCACGAAGTGACGATTACGGTCTGGTAACCGCGTTACGCAGAGGTTCGCTAACGATTATCATGGGTGCTGGTCTCAATTCGAGACGGGTGCAACCTATGAAAACGAATACGGAAACCCGTCCCGCTCTCAGCACCGTTCACGGTGGTGAGTGGGTCGCAGGAATCGTCGGTGGTGTGGTCGGTAGCGTCCTGTTCGGGCTGATGATGCAGTACGTGATGCCCGCGCCGTTGCTCGAGATGGCGATCCCCGCGATGTACGGTATCGAGGGACCGGCACTGCTGGCGGGTTGGGCGCTCCACCTCTTCCACGGCGTGGTGCTCGGCGTCGTCTACGTCGCGCTGGTCCAGCTCGTCGGGGTTCACCAGACGGCGACTCGCGTCGGTGGCAGTCTGGGACTCGGGGTCGCGTACGGCGTGGTGACGATGGCGCTCCCGGTGTTCGTGCTGCCGCTGTGGCTCTCGGCGGTCGGCTTCGCCGGGGCGCCGCCGTTCCCGAATATCGCGATCCCGGGGACGCTCGTCAGCCTCCTCGGCCACGTCGTCTACGCGGTCTCGCTGGCCGTCACCTACGCGCTGTTCACGTCCGACTGACCGAGAACCCGCCTCCGCGGTTTTTTGACCAGAGCCGAAAATCGAGAGGAATCAGTCGCGAACGGTCACTCGGCGACCGACGAGGACCAGGCTCCCGAGCAACAGCGCGACGGCCAGGGGCAGGAGCAACTGGAATCCCGTCAGGAGGACGCCCGACGCCTGGACGCCGACCACGAGCAAGACGACGGGCCCACAGCAGGCCGTCCCCGAGAGCAGTGCCGGGACGCTCGCGAGCAGGCCCGTCGACGAGCGTCCGATCCCACAGGCCGCGGGCTGGCGCCAGACCAGGTACGTCAACGCCAGGTTCAGGCCGACAAGGGCGGCGAGTCCGAGCCCAACGAGGGTGTTCAGCGAGAACAGGTAGGTCACGGGGCCCAGGGCGACCCGGGCGACCGGCGTGAAGGAGAACGGACCGAGTTCCGGTCGCAGGAGTTTCCCCAGCGGGTCGGACACGACCAGCAGATCGAACCCGCCCAGACCCGGTGCGAGGTGGCCGATGGCCCAGAGGTACGTAACCAGATAGATCGCGGTGACGACGGTGAACACGGCCAGGCTATCGCCCCGACGGAAGACCAGCGCCGACGCCGCCCGCGTCCGCGAGAGCGCGGTCCGGACCCGGTTCCCCGCCCGGCGCTCACTCCGAGACATCGGTCTGGGGGTAGTAGCCGGCCCAGGCGAACCACATCGCGTCGAACGTGTGGACCCGGGTGAGCGGGAGCGCGTCCGGGGCGTGGCTCGTCCCGGCCGCGTCGACGAACTCGGTGCCCGACCGCTCGAACGAACGGTCGTCGGGATTCAGGTAGCCGTAGGCAGTGTCGTAGCGCTCGTCGTAGACCGCGAGGACCGGCGTCCCGCCGACCGCGGCCGTCAGCTGCCCCGTCGACCGAAGCCCGTCTTTCGAGACGGCCGCGGCACCATCGGGCGTCCGCATCCCCATCACGACGGTCTTCCGGTCGAACCGGTCGTCGCTGTTGAGCGCCGGGAACAGGAGGTCGGACCGCACGTAGTAGCCGCGCGGCGGGTTGTAAGAGCCGTACGGGTCGCGGCTGTAGTTCTTGGCGTGTCCGGTGTCCGTCGAGAGGACCCGCGTGTCCGGGTTGTGCTCGTGCCAGCGGTCCCAGGTGGTCCAGATCAGTCTGAACTCCCGGAGCGAACGGATCTCCGGGTCTTCGTTCCACGGCCCGGGAATCGACGTGGCCAGCAACTGCGGCCACCAGGTTTCGGTGTGGCGGTCGTACATTACCAGGTTGCTGTTGATGAGGCGACCGGAGACGCCGAAGGTCGTGTTCCCGCGCTCGAAGCCCTGGACGGTGCCGGTGAGCGGGCAGTACGTGACGCTGACCGGCGTGCCGGCCAGTTCGTCGTTGACGATCTCGTGCTGGGCGAGTATCTTCTGCGGGTAGGCCTTCGCGACACCGTCGCGGACGACCCCGAAGACTGGATCCTCGCCGTCGAGAAACGCCGTCTCGGACGGCTCGACGAACCGCGGCTCGTCGATCGACGGGATCCCGTCTTTCGACGGGCCGCCCGACTGGGCGGCGTCCCGGAGTTCGTCGGGCGAGGTCGGGAGCGGCAGTCGCTCGTCCGCCGTGGGAAGGGACAGCGGTTCGCTCGTCGCCTCCGTCGACGGACCGGCACAGCCGGCGACCGCGGTGAGTCCCGCTGCGGCGAGGAATGTACGTCTTGAAGTTGGCATCGTTGTGTGGGTGATAGGTGACCGGGGAACCGGTCGAGAGGCATTCGCGTGCGACCCGGACGCAGGGCCGCGGAGCGGCCGTCTCGACCGCGCGTGCGCCGGCCGTCGCCGCTCAGAACGTGATGATCTCGTAGTCGTCGTCGACGAGCGACCGGATGCTCGGGTGGCCCTCGTGGTCGTCGAGGCGGACGACGCCCGAATCGTCGACGGCGTCGGAGACGCCGAAGGCACCGGCACAGAAGTCACAGACGGACGCGTCGTCGCGAACGGCCCGATACAGGTCGTGATAGTCACTGTCTTCGGCTTCGAGTTCCGGGATCCACTCCGTTCCGGCCCCGTCGAAGATGAGTTCGACCTCGTCGCCCTCCGTCTCCGCGAACTCCTTTGCGGCTTCCAGTCCGTTGACGAGCCGCCCTGTATCTGCGGGCGATTCCGTGCCGGCGAGGATGACGATCGCTGCGTTCACCATTACTGGTTACGGTAGGACAGTGAGTTACTAAACCGTACCCGAACCTCCGGGTAACCCGATAACGCGAGCGTAACCACGGGGCGGCGTCAGTGCTGGTGGCCGTCGCCGCGGCTGAACCGGCCCGAGAAAGCGCGCTGGACGACCTCGGGCAGCGCCGGGTGGACGTGGATGGCCTCCCGGATGTCACGGACGGTCCCGGATCCCGCCGTCATCGCGACGACGACTTCCTGGATCAGCGTCGACGCCTCGGGGCCAACGATGTGACAGCCGAGGATCTCGCCCTCCGGGTCGATGATGACCTTGACGAAGCCGCTGGCGTTCATCGCGTCGCCCCGGGCCGTGTCCTCGAACCGGTAGGTGTTGGTCGCGTACTCGCGGCCGGCCTCGCGGAGTTCCCGCTCGCGTGCACCGACGCCGGCGACCTCGGGGGAGGAAAACACCGCGAAGGGCATCGCGGTGTAATCGACCGGCTCGGGGTCGCTCCCGAAGAGGTTGCGCGCGACGGCGCGGGCCTCGTGGTTCGCGCTGTGTTTCAGCAGGTACTCGCCGACCACGTCGCCCAGCGCCCAGACTCCCTCGGCCCCCGTCTGCAGGTACTCGTCCGTCTCGACGAATCCCCGGTCGTCGGTCTCGACGCCCGTCGCCGCCGGGTTCAGCGCGTCCGTGTTCGGCCGCCGTCCCGCGGCGACGAGGAGTTCGTCACCCGTCACGGTGACGCCGCCCTCGTCGGCGACGATCCCGCCGTCCTCGCCGTACTCGTAGGGCTGTGCCTCCAGGGTGATCGTCCCATCGGATTCCGAGACGGCCGTGGCCGCGTGGCCGGTGTGGACGGTGAACCGTGCCGCGTACCGATCGGTGAAGGCCGCGGCGACCTCCGCGTCGGCCGTCGGGAGCAGAGTCGGCCGCCGACCGACGATGGTCACGTCGCTGCCGAAGGTCCCGAAGAAGTGGCCGAGTTCGGCCGCGATGTACCCCCCGCCGACGATCACGAGGTGATCGGGCGGCGACTCCACCTGGAGCGCGTCCGTACTCGTCATGTAGGGCACCTCCTCGATGCCGTCGATATCGGGGATCGACGGTCGCGTCCCCGTCGCGATCAGGACCGTCTCCGCCCGGAGCCGGGTGCCCTCGTCCTCGCCGCTTGCGATCTCGACGGTCCGGTCGTCGACGAACCGCCCCTCGCCCTCGAACAACTCGTGCTGGGACGACGATCGGAGGCCGCTGCGGATCGACGCCGCGTCCTCCCCGACTTCCTCGTTGACTTTTCGGACGATGTCGGCGAAGGCGACGTCCTCGACGGTGGTCTCGATGTCGAACTCGTCGGCGCGCTCGATCGTCTCGAGCACGTCCGCGTGGTAGAGCAGGTGTTTCGAGGGGATGCAGCCGCGGTTGAGACAGGTCCCACCGAGCGGGCCCTTCTCGACGACGGCGACCGATTGCCCCTGGTTGGCCGCGACGTTCGCGACCTCGAGTCCGG
Above is a genomic segment from Halorientalis sp. LT38 containing:
- the cca gene encoding CCA tRNA nucleotidyltransferase, which codes for MSEEFEAVVAAVRERVTPDDEERERLRAVTDRLVDRTEAAAADLPVETDVILVGSTARGTWLAGDRDVDLFVRFPADLDRERLEEYGLQVGTDVLPDGREEYAEHPYTVGEFEGFTVDLVPCYDVADATAIQSAVDRTPFHTAYLEARLDDEIAADVRVAKAFLKGIGVYGANLKTRGFSGYLTELLVLEYGGFRPFLEAAADWHPPVELDPKDHGQATFDDPLVVIDPTDPERNVAAALSPENVARLQHYARDLLADPRESLFEPADPDPLDADGVRAALDARGTTPVAVTFEAPDLVDDQLWPQLRKSRRGVASELDRRGFDVFRSAAFTGERGVLFLELAVAERPTVERHAGPPVHVREHAEGFYGKYAESSVTDGDADTSAPDRPPYGPFVVEDRYVVEREREFTSAEAFLESDALFEVALGAHVESALREGYEVLVGADVATLADAFGTDLAGYFSPKP
- a CDS encoding DUF7504 family protein; this encodes MAKQVTGRNATSVSERVAEASNILVLARSFPDGAAGVCIDLLGGDSRDPASVLAVTYTQSPGQWAADWERATGTTPADGTVISVGDWGEDDATPSRWTIETVDHAGDLTTLGITLSEFLEAEPSEGAGHKRLCFDSLTALLQFIDLKQAFQFLHVITGRVSSAGAVAHYHLDPEAHDEQTVATIRGLFDAVVEVDDRGDWAVTTR
- a CDS encoding histone deacetylase family protein, with product MNFGYHEHCLDHETGYRHPESPDRLRAIRRSLARQHGVEYVAADPAPESAVTAVHDAGYVSAIKDFCEGGGGDWDDDTVAVEATWDAALAAAGQAIWAAERALAGDDGRDTPFALGRPPGHHAVEDDAMGFCFVNNAAVAAQAAIDDCDADGVAILDWDVHHGNGIHDIFYEDGDVFYASIHEAGLYPGSGDVEETGEGEGEGTTLNVPLPPGCGDADYCAAVDEFVGPAFREFDPDLILVSAGFDAHRHDPISRMRVTTEGYGALTVRMREVAEAVDAGLGFVLEGGYGLDTLAESVTMVHEVFDGREPVEPDEDATDRARSIFGDLRDQGFGEK
- a CDS encoding histone family protein; this encodes MSVELPFAPVDSVIRRNAGTLRVSAGAAEELARRIQERGARLAVDAAEAATADGRKTLMAEDFGVSSTPDKDDLELPIAPIDRIARLDIDEAYRVSMDARIALAEQLEAFADDVAAAATVLARHADRRTVKAEDVEAYFELAQYFG
- a CDS encoding single-stranded DNA binding protein produces the protein MGAIEDIYADLETDEVAEEEFREAVEQKIEQMGGLADEETAAMLIAHELADGEVNGVADIEPGMDEVKFIAKVMAVGDLRTFERDGEDEDGRVINVEVADETGAVTLSFWDQQAASIDDGQLDVGDVLRIKGRPKEGYNGLEVSVDKAEPDDEETIDVQPGGATTIDGLTLGQSDVNVRGLVLDTESVRTFDRDDGSEGRVANLSLGDETGRVRVTMWDERADRAEELSAGTAVEVVDGYVRERDGDLELHVGEHGAVEAIEETVEFTPETAPIDGVEIGQQVDIGGVIRSADPKRTFDRDDGSEGQVRNVRVQDQTGDIRVALWGDKADKELQPGDEVFLADVEIDDGWQDDLEASANWRSTVVVLEDGATTEPVDTAGGSGGAAGGASDGAATGLDAFADGETAESDGGTATAAVDGADDGRSDDGDGDGELVEFTGTVVQTGEPVVLDDGEETMSVETGATLQLGQEVTARGRVTDGRLDAEDVF
- a CDS encoding twin-arginine translocation signal domain-containing protein; this translates as MRRRSFLTGTAAATALAVAGCLQEPGDRGDGSSPETTDDGAGPGSQPEGTGEAGTPTDESGTATDEPEPTAVEGSSGQAWGSGGRMNGVDFSFSSQSPETGEDRDEADITRDDEMGAVRVDGTISGSDSCKRAKLGSLDYDEAAGTLAVGVETTEIENCEAGAQALVGIDYEGTFEVDGDLPSEVTVSHDGQEIAGASYASDSASATESGTGDAT